GCAGAAGCTGCCGTTCGACCCCGCGAAGGTCGGCTACGCGGACATGATTCGCGTGCAGGCCTCGCTGGAGCGTATTTCCGTCGAGCGCAAGATCGCACTCGCGCAGGAACTGCTGGAACGTCTGCGCAAGCCTTCGGAGAATCATCAGACGTGGTGGGCGATCGGGCGTATCGGCGCGCGCCTGCCGTTCTATGGCAGCGCGCATGGCGTCGTGCCGCCCGAAGTCGCCGCGCAATGGCTCGACGCCGTGCTCGCGCTCGACTGGAAGAAAGTCGAGCCCGCCGCGTTCGCCGCCGTGCAACTCTCGCGTATGACGGGCGACCGTTCGCGCGATCTGCCCGAGCACGCGCGCGAAGCGGTGATACGGCGGCTGGAGACGCTCGGCGCGGCGCCCACGTGGATCCAGATGGTCCGCGAGACCGTCACGCTCGACGCTGCCGACAGCGGCCGGGTATTCGGCGAGTCGTTGCCGGCGGGGCTGAAGCTGATCGGCGGACGGTAGTCTTCAAAGCCGTTTTCGCGGCTGCATCCAAAACAGCTGTGCGCTCGCACGGGCTTGCGCATGGCGGCGCGCCGCTTCGCCCGCCCGTGCATCCCGATCCTGACGTGTCTGCGCCGACGTCGCGATCAGCACCGAGCGGCGCGTGCAGCGTGCGATCAGGTCGCTCATCCGCGCTTCCCAGAAGCGCCACTTCGGGTGATGGCCCGCGCCGACGACGACCAGATCCGCGTCGAGCTCGTCGGCGAGCCGCGCGATCGTGCGACCCACGCCGCCCTGCAGCGGCACCGTCATCGCCCGCGTATGGATGTCCCACGCGTCGAGTTCGAACGTCTCGTTGCAGCGGCGTTGGACCGTGCGCTCGAGCTCCTCGACCATCTGCGGCGTGTCGGGACAGCCGTACTCGACGCCCGCCATCGCCCACCAGGGCATCGTGTCGACGACATACACGGCTGTCAGCCGTGCGCCCGTATGACGAGCCTTGTCGATGGCCGTCTTCAGTACTTCGTCGTCCCTGTGTGCGCCGACCGCGACCAGAATGTGCCTGATCATTTGAGTGCCTCCGTCGTTACGTCATGTCATGCAGTGCATGATGCGACGCGAGACTTAGCGGCAAATGAGCAGGAG
This Paraburkholderia phymatum STM815 DNA region includes the following protein-coding sequences:
- a CDS encoding universal stress protein, which translates into the protein MIRHILVAVGAHRDDEVLKTAIDKARHTGARLTAVYVVDTMPWWAMAGVEYGCPDTPQMVEELERTVQRRCNETFELDAWDIHTRAMTVPLQGGVGRTIARLADELDADLVVVGAGHHPKWRFWEARMSDLIARCTRRSVLIATSAQTRQDRDARAGEAARRHAQARASAQLFWMQPRKRL